Sequence from the Ziziphus jujuba cultivar Dongzao chromosome 9, ASM3175591v1 genome:
aaattgatttttgagaatatgagaaaaattatatatatattatcgaagtattcatgctggtgttattaaaggaaaaatgtgggatggtgaatttgaaaaatggtataattcccacggtgaattttggaaaaaattgcgtattttaataataaatttggttatttattttagacgcactcatacaatactggtgttctgtactgtatatatggatgaacgcgcaagttataatgtctcccgtgagtttccATTGGACCAAGGGCAGGAAAGTTCTATatggtgcacataagccgcccccctccatggccgggttgacggtttaagcagcggcactgtcgggatgccgaagcgaccgtatgcaagtttctctctttaacctcccgttacatggtgcttgggacgctgggtatcgtgggacatcactggtatatagtgtggtgcgtcaagtagctttcgatattatttccaaataataatgtttttaaagagtatttaaaacaaaaatgtatctaatagaattttataatttatttaatcaatgtttctaaaatgcattttaccttgatttattttactatttatattgatttgctgATTTTAAAGCGATTTTACTATGTTCTTACCATTcattttaaatggaggttttaatttgatttaactattcatttatttaattgttcaattaattgattcattctaattattttattatttcctgagttgttttaatgtgagttttattaatatttcggtattaattattatgacatggattaattatttagtaattgttataagttattttatttcaatttatttcattataaattttggatgcttgatttattatattttatctgatatttagttaactaattgtttccttggttttcggggaatacaaataacgggttttgcgaaaatgttttaaaagggaaacttttccaacggagtgaatggtgagggttttaagagaaaatattattttcaattaattattatttatttacttatttattcttaattaatcaaatgtactataattattattactgttataattatacagtagatagggtcactcactgagatgattagcatctcatatttttaaattccattcccctaggtacaaggattggtagacgttgTTCCGGAGCGAACCTAATCTCCGTTGCTGTCGTAATTCGAGAAGTtatctttgtcttcatttatttcaattgtaatatttctttcatccttgtcgtataatttctatacttaatagtactttatgaagctctgtatactgtcttggatatttatgtattaattatgcactgatttcttattattcatttggagtgctgcaaatatgtggaattaaattgtagtaatgtgggaggaataaggagatgtatatagaagtgtattttcagtgcaggaaatttatggtaagtccaacccttaagggaggttctaccagattttccattggaaggtccggtagggtttccctaggatcagggcttgtctaaagttccagtgaggaattttgggcGAGTCCTGACAACCATACTAAACAACCATCCATAGGATAACCATATATACTTACGCGCTAATCAACAATACAGTACAAAACACCAGCATgtatagtgcatctaaaaactaaaaaaattatataatattataaatattgatatttgataaaatacaaccagatttatacatttttactaaattcacaaaattttatattttcttttaaacaaccATATAATTCCACTAATTTCATGAATATAGAGTAGGTTTCCTCAGACATATCATTTTTGTTAAAGGCATTTATGTGGATCCTCAAAAATAAAAGCAGTATTGATATGGGAGTAGCTTACTACAATGATTGAGGTGCGGAGATTATTGGGTTTAGCGAAGTATTACTATAGGTTCATGAAAAGGTTCTTTAAGATAGCAAGAATACTTCACTATCTGATCAAGAAAGAGTTAAGCTTGTATGGATGGATAGAAATGAGTAGAGTTTTCAAGAATTAAAGAAGAAGTAGACTTTAAAGCTCACTCTGACTTTACCAAAAGGAAACCAAGGGTTTGAGGTTTATAGTGATACTTGTCATCAAGGCTTGGGTTATATATTGATGAAGCATAAAAGAATAGTTGCTTATGCTTCTAGGTGGTTGAAGAAGCATGAGTTGAACTATACCAGTCATGATTTAGAGCTTGCAATAGTGATCGTCACTTTTAAAAACTAGGAGGTATTACTTGTATAGAGCTATAGTAAAATCTACACCAATCATAAAGAGACTTAAATATCTAGTTGCACGAAAAAAAGTTGAATTTAAGGCAAAAGAGATGGATGAAGTTATTTAAGAATTATGATTTCACCATTAACTACCATCCTGCTAGGGAAAATATGGTAGCTAACGCTTTGAATAGAAAGGTTATAGGTTCTTTAGCATACATGAGGACAGTGTAGCTTCCTTTGATGGTAGAGTTGTGAAAGCTAGGAATGGTGTTAAGGATGGACCCATATGGGTCTCTTTTAGCTAGTTTTCAAGTTCAACCTATACTTATTAAGCTTATTAATAATACTCAACTTCATGATTCCTTTCTCATGAAATTGACAGGCATGGTGTAGAAGGTTCAACTACGACTTTTATAGTGAGAGATGGTGGTGCTTTGGTTATAGGTACTAGATTTTGCATTCCTACAATTGAGAGACTTAAGAAGGAGATTTTTGATAAGGTTCATAATTCAGCACATGCTATGAATCCTAATAGTGCCAAAATGAGAGTATTTTAGTGATAAAGGATGAAAAAGGAAGTGACTAAttatgtatccaagtgtttggTATGTCAATAGATGAAGGCAAAGAGACCAAAACCTTGAGGACTTTTGCAATCTTTGCCTATTCCAGTATAGAAGTGGGAGCATATCACTGTGGACTTTTTGTTCAAGCAACTTCATACTCAGTCTGGCCATGATCATATATGGGTGATTGTGAACCAACTCATGAAGTTCACTCTCTTCTCAACCAGTCATGAGACTTATACATTGCATGATTTGGCCAAGCTTTATATAAAGGAGATTGTGAATTTGCATAGAGTTTCTATGTCTATTATTTCAAATAGGGACGTGTAGTTCACATCTAAGTTTTAGGGGAGTTTGTAGGTAGCTTTAAGTACTGAGCTATATTTCAGTACCACTTTCCACCCATAGACATACAAACATTGGAGGATATGTTGAAGTTTTGTACTCTAATTTAAGGGACTTGGGAGTCTCACCTACCTTTAGCAGagttcacctacaacaatagTTATCATTTGAGCATTGGTATGGCACCTTGTGAGGCTTTGTATGGAAGGCAGTGTAAGACCTTTATATGTTAAAGTGATATTGGAGATTGGTATCCCAAAAGTCTTGACTCTATGCTGTGGATAGTTAATAAAGTTAGGATCATTAATGAGATGCTGAAGGCAGCTCAAGATAGATAGAAGAGTTGTATAGATTTAAAAGAAAGGACATTGAGTTTGAGGCTGGAAATAAAGTGTTCTTGAAGCTATCACCTTGGAAAGGGGTATTACGTttccaaaagcaaagaaaattgAGTCCAATGTACATGGCCATATGAGATCACTAAGAGAATTGGACCTCTCACTTATCGTCTTGCTTTACCAATAGAGCTTTCTTGGattcataatatttttcatgtgTCTATACTTTGCAAATATAGACTGAACCCCTGATATGTGTTGGAGACTTAACAAATTCAATCGAAGGGACTTATATTATGAGGAACAGCTGGTATAGATTTTTTACTATAAAGATCAAAAGCTTTTTGCTGAGAGTATACATTTGATGAAAGTCTTGTGGAGGAACCATACAGTAGAGGAGCCTACATGCGAAGTCAACATCTTCATCTTTTCCAACactaatatatgaatttcatggataaaattttttaaaaggataGGTCGTGATGATCCTtcccaaaaattacaaattaaaattaaaatttatttgggtTAACCAGGATTGATTAGTTGAACTGTTAGTGGACTTTAAGTTTaactttttattgttaataattttgGTTTGATCAGTACACCATAGTGCAAAGCTTATCAATACGATTTGTAGACTGGTGGCAATCCTTAATTTTGAGTTATAGctaaaaagttatgattctgaaaagtttttaaatattattatttctatgtgCCTAAACTTGTTCTAAATGTTATCTTTTAGTGAATCCTAGGCCTATATATATGCAATGTGAAGTGTGCCCCAACAATAAACAAATCTAAAAAGATCTCAAAAACCTTTTTGGACCTGGCAGAACTAAATTAAACCCATCAGACCCATTTTTACAATGGATCAATTTATGCTAGTTTTGCCTGTTTTCCATTGCCAAAACTTTACACGCATCGATCATAGGAATAGCCCACATCTCATTGTGCGAAACACCCAAGTCCCATGGCCAGTGGCCATCAAAGGTGCAGGACCAGCCGGCTGAAGCCGATGATGGTGACTCATGGGTTTAATTggattttctctttttctagCCAACCCAAGCTAAGGCACCGCTCCTCTCTCCTATTTCGGATTCTTTAAGCTCATTCCTAGTCTCCATTTTCTAGGATTCCTCATAGTTTGCAAGATCCAACAATATCAAGTTTGGCTTAAACTTTAAAGAGGTTTTTGGCCTTAACCAATGTAAGTACACCATTGCATTACTAATCTCATGAGCTTTCTATTAATACAaagtttctaaattttttggattcaatttaataattttttccatttttgttcaattagtttaatactagataatttaatttatatttggatatgATTGGacaaattggataaaattgatGTTGGACCAGTGTAATTAGGTATTAATGGGGgccaataaaatgtttaatttcaataaattggTCTCCaagtaaaaaaatcaattttaagtaTCCAATATTTAGGGCTTACTATATAATTGGACTATTCATgttcaatttttgaaattttagagttattcaaTTTGTTTTGGGAATTTGATATTTATCCAATgtcttctatttaatttttgaaacctaaaaaacattttattaCTATTTAGGCACCCAAATTGATATTGGAGGCAATCCGGTGAAAGAGCTAGTTTAAGCTGTGATCTAtgagtgaattttattttttgaaatggttttaaaaattatgtgtttgattgtatgtaatatataaattactctattattatcatttctagaattatttgaattatatgttttatcatatgctatgaaataattatttaatttatcatattataatatatataaagaatgttttaattaaaataaattctgattTATGGTTATACAGATGTACATGTATATGTTTATGTTGGTATACTGTATTATAGATATGGATTTGTTGGATTATGGTTATACAAGCTTATTTGACCATTCCCTACTTGATTACATGATTCTTGAGGTTAGATAGGAGATCTCAGTTTGCGATGCCTCTGAAATGCCTAGGGTTACATCGACAGTTTTTCCCTTCCTTAGCCGTCAACGACAAATTGGTATGCTGTTATAATTGAGCAACAGATTACGATAATGGATATGGTATACAGAATTATTATCGTTACTCTACTGTTacaatatatagttatttatatttttgattatcaatatttataattcatggttcataaaagtattattttattataagatGGAGGGaattatctaatttaattttcttatcctatgaattatgaaattgtttcctagttttaattttcttattctaCGATTTATAAAATTGTTAGGCGAGGAATAATTAAGGCTTTGagaaaaatttttgttaaaatagggaaactttcaaaaattaaaagtgaGATCATGagagaaatgatttttaaaaataatatttatttttatagaacCATAATTATTCACTTATTGAGTCTGTGCCATcgttttgtaattattattttttaaattgtttcccTTAGGCCTTGATTGATAGTTGGTGTGTATTACATCTGAACACtatttcatcatcatcaccttcgtatatttagttattaatgCATCTTAACATTTGATACCTTTTTGTTGCTAGTGTATTGTCTCTTTTCTACTTTCTTATAAGATTATtatacattttgttttatttatttttgtactaATTTACTTTCTTCTAGTATGCTTTGGTGGATTGAcctaatatatatacttatttttatttttccttctcttgagtTGGAACCTTAATGGGTATGACTATGATTTTAGAATTCCCATTTAAAGCggttatttttctcttttatgctATTGGGTTATATCCAATTTATGGAGAAGCCCCACTGAACTCTCAATACCGTTTGAGTGGAGTTTCTTACACAGGGCTATCTTGGATGCCCTGAAAAGTGCCCAGAAGCGGTCTCGTCATTATTCTATGACTTATGTTTTAGGgataattatgaattttgtgaAAATCATTTGTCAAAACAAGGAAACTTTTAAGGAGTGGAAGcaaggtcttgagagaaaaaaatttaagtatttatttttcacaataTTTTACATGTTCACTTACTAATCTCATcttatagttttgtatttttaaattgtttttcaaaGCCTTAGCTGATAGCTGGTATGTATTATGTCTGGGTACCGTTCTTCACCTTTgtatatttcattgtttttgCATCTTCATCTTCGTTgcatttttattgttaatgtaCTTTCCCTCTCTACATTTTTATGGGACTACTGCttatattgtttatttcttttcaaaCTCATTTATTTCCTTTAGTATGCTATGGTGGATTAACCTAAATGTAtgctttctatttttctttctcttaggTCTCGATTTGGAACCCTTAATCAGTATAACtatgatttatataaattttattaaaagcgtttatatttatttattattgctgATGGATTATATCCAATTTAAGGGGACATCTCATTAAATTGGATAAGTTCATGCGATTTTCCCAGGTGGAATCCTCTCGGGTGTCCTGAAAAAGGCCACAAAATTAGTCCATTAAAGGACcctctaaaattaattaatttcgttTGGgggttttaaaatcaatttcctCATATTAATatcccttattttcaaaatatttaaacattgaTTCAAATCGataaaaattgatagaaatCATCAAATAGGGGTCATATGTCATGCATGTAAACCCaactttgatattttaatttattttcttaaaaatttcctcaaattttatatttaaaaaattcaaaaaaatcaaTAGCCCAAAAAGATGCTAGATGTTCAAGAAATCTGAGAGCCTGGTAAAATTAATGGTCAAAAAGGAATTTGGAAGCAACATATAAATAATAGATAGTAGAAAATATTTTGAGAGCCTAAAAAAAtcatatagttaaaaaaaattccgGTGCTTGAAAAAAtaccatatattaaaaaaaaaaaattgggatccaaaaaaaaaaaatactaaatgttAGAAAAACATATGAGAAACCTACAAAAATATTAGATGatagaaaaattttgaaagcacaataaaaatatcatatgataaaaaaaaattagaatgccTAAAAAATAGTAGATGTCTGAAAAGAATTTTGAGAGCCCAAAAACATATCATCTGTTATAATAAATTTGAGACCCTAAACCAAAAGCAGATGGTAAAAGTATTCTTaaaacatgataaaaaatactctaagagaaaaaaaaaatcaaatattaaaataaatttgagagctcaaaaaaaaatctgatattaaaaaataaatccaaaagttCAGATAGTAAAAAGAATCAAGACTAGGATAAAAATATTCGctgttaaaaataattatgaacgccccaataaaaatattagatgtttaaacaattttgagagcttaaaaaaatactaaatagtTAAAATTTTGAGGTGCTTAAAAAATATaccagatattaaaaaaaaattctaacatattcaaaaaaccaaacactaaaaattcaaaaaaaaaattaagagtccagaataaatattaaatgataaaaaaaattccaaaagcaTAACAAAAGTAccatattgtaaaaaaaaaaaaaaaaaaaaaaatcaaattaaaaaaatcaaattctagATGTCCAAAATaacaaatagtaaaaataaaaaataaaaactagttcaatcaaaatatcaaatgtttttttcaaaataaatagcgAAGAAGGACAAACATACCGAATAAGGTTGGAAGTTTCAAAACGAGAAAAACTGCAGTGACTGGGATGTTCAGCCCACAACCAAAGACCAAATAAAGAGATATCACCGTGGAGCTTGGTGACTTTAATAGAGCAATAAGGAGTTTCATGTCCAGTCCGACtacattcaaaacaaaaatgaggCAGCCTCTGAAATTTGGACTTAACCAAAGAGGCTGCGTCACCTTTCGATTTAATTGTAAGCCCAGGAGAAGAGGTTCTGACAAAGGAAAAGCAACatgaaattttgacttttttagtCTTGTGCTATCAGGTTTTACAATTTCCATTTCATAAATTGGACCAATCATATTACCAATCGACAGGAGGAGCCATTTTGCAGGTAGATTGTGAACTTGCACCCATATAGAGATATCTTGAAAAACAACTTCTAATGGTGACATTGTAGGCTCCAATCTCTTTAAAACCAAAAGCTGCCCATTAACACTCAAGGGGGTGGATTAGTTGGAAGGAAGATAATGGATGCATCACATTTGCTTGCAGAAATTGTGGGTTTGAATTTTGATATGCCCCAATTAAGCTTTGTTGTAGATTTCATATGTTGCATAccgtaaaaaaaaataataaaaatagtaaattaGATAGTCTGTGGACTCCTATcgaattataaaaatacaaactgTTAATGATTTATAGTTCTTTAAAATTTAGATCGATaatacttattaaatttttttttttatttactaaataaaaaaaaaaaagctgcccGTTAAAAACACACAAGCCTCAATCCTTAACTCATTTCACATCAGCAACAttggagaaaagaaaagaaaagaggaaaagtCCCCCAGCATAGAGAGTTCACCATTGGGTTTCTAGCTTTTCCTCAAgtttactaattaaattattttgaaagtcCTGTGTGGAATCTTTTGGAATAGCTTCATTGATATCAACAACTAAGTTAGTTCGCCCTAGGATATGACAAATGTCATCCATAGGtgagaagaagaaataaaaatgtttggaaaaaaaaaaagaaaaagaaagaaaaatataaaaaggtgAAGGATttaacagaagaagaagaaagaagaatttctaaaatacaaaattagatatttttaaaaattagaatttaacatTTTGTCATTATGTAAAAACTACcacattattaaatattaaaaaacataaaagttgAGAGGTAGCTTGAAATGATACGTGTAAAAAATGTGACTTGAAAATTTggaattgaagatgaagaatcaAGTAGAAACATCCACATCCAAGAAAAAGGGAGAAGGATCTCCATGATTCCGGGTTTCCAACCATGGCCCACCTCCAcgttccattattattattgttactgttGAAGCAGAACATTCAAATTCAGATTTTTATTTCAGAAAATAGCAACTTTTATCGATGGATCCCTTCAAGACGGCTCCCATAATCACTTACCCGCATTTTCCACATTTTTTCCGaccaatatttttgtttcatatttttaatttttttttatgtagtttccttttatttttgaaattaatttatatattatttctcaaataataatcctaatttcaaattttttagatttttgatatcaatatatatatatatatatatacatatatatattcatctttaTAATCATATACTcataaactaattatattttaactggatagaaattagaaaaaaaaagttttagctttttcatgaaaaattaaattataaaattttcgtctatataatcatatattaaTTGTGTTTTAACTCGttagaaatatacaaaaaaaaaatttagtagttttaatttttccatgaaAAATTAAAGTGTAAAGATGTACATTGGATTatttctttaataataataataataataataaagcgtGGCACAAAAAGTCAATGCATCGGAGTCCATATTGGAGGATGGCGGCCTGAAATACTTGAATAgtgttttgtctttttctttttcccccgaAAATTGAATACTATTTCGTCATGGTTGCAGAAACGTAGTTTCTAGATTGGTGGTTTGGGAGCAATTTGTGAATTTGTCACCGTACGGCCATCGCCGTGACTTCTTCACAAAAATACAGGTTTAATTTTGAGTTAGGCTAACAACAAAGACTTTGCAAAGCCAAATGAGTTTTACTGCTCTTCTGTATTTTTGTGCACAAAATCAGAAAAGTTTTTAACGTGTtccacagttttttttttttttttttttggtgttttaaactcattcatatttataagttttacgatttacaaaaattattattaattgataatatttaatttcaatttgtgtaaataatttttttcaaataaccatttaaattatTAGTGACATATTGATTCTAATAATGATTATTGtaaattatgataaataataattttttttcataatttttaatataaattgaaCTTCCAAAAATGACACGTGAGTtttgtgaaataataattttttatatgaggCTTTTCCTCAATTCCACCTATAGGGAGCCAACCATGCCTTAActatttaatttaacttattttgaaaatataaaaaattggttGAGGACCCAACCCATTTTGCTAATGTTTCCATTAGGAACTTAGAAGCGACTTTACAGAATAAGATCTTAAGTCTTAACCAATGGTGTTTAGCTTTCTCACGTTTCGAAATCAatattataatcaaataaatactcACTTAATCCTTATCTACAAATCATTGAGACATGGCCTGATTGGTTTCAAGTTGACAataacaaaatcaattattattattattatgtttagaTTTTGTcaaggaaaatttttttatttgataaaatggaTATTTCTTCTTTGATAGtttcttaaaattatttctttccttttataaataaataaatttaaatatctatattACGCGTTCATGGAGGCGTACAAGTAGcaaatagaaattattattgACTCCTGAAAAATGCCAAACGAGGCAAACTAGGCAACCTGATGAACCCGTGTtttttaaccccaaaaaaaaattaatttttatcgatcaattaaattctataatttttacgcaattttttttttttaattggaaaacAAATGCAGCAGTGATacgaaaatgataaaaataaggatttattgtatttattttcattttaatcgCTGCCTTGGACCTTCCCCAGGGCAAGATACATGGCATTAACGTAAATATCTGTTAAATCCGGGGCAAATTCTGAAcatgaaaaagtaaatatatcaGTCACCGCGACGAGCATATCACCGACACGTGTCCTTCCAAGGGGCTACTTTCGCCGGCATGACCGGTCCCTCAATTTCTGAGCCTGTTCTACATTTTATAAGCCACACAAAAAACCGAAAAACTCCATTTTACTGAATAATAAACACAGGGAAAGATTCATTTAATTCTTTCTCCAAAGGAATTCCAGTCTTTCTTCTGTTTTGTTTTCTCCTTTTCTCTCTCTGATTGTCTCGGCCCTGCAACTCTTCATCAAACCGTTGATTCTTTGCaggttttcttttattattttagacgTTTTGCATTTTCTTGTAGTTTCTAGTTGTTTATATAGCAtaaagtttctttctttttttgggttttgaatatttttagtttttttagttgggttttttggttttgtattttagtttctttgtGATTAATTTAGAGATACCAAGAGGTGTATTTGGCTCAGATTTGCTGGGTTCTTTGCcttgtatattttattattgttattgttattatatgactgttattattattgtttcctaATTACTTTCTTGGGTTGGATTATAGGTTTAAAGTTGAACGGGTGTTACTAATTTGGTACTTTGAGCTAGTGGGTTTAATGGCTCATGCTTAGTTTTTGCTTGAAGGAAATGTTTATGGTGGTTCTTTGACATTGTTTTTGGAGTTGGTTGCGTGAGAAGGCTGTTTATTCTTTACCCTATTGTACTGTTAAAGAATAAATCAAGAGATTTTGAAGTCAGCTCCCGTAAAGATTGGTTTTTTACCATGTAATATATAGCTTGTGCTGATATTTTTTAGCAGCTAATTGGGGTCCTTTGAATAGTCTGAATTGTAGTGCTTATTCCTTAGTTGGGTAGTTTGTATAGGTATCAAATTGGGTCAAGCCTGGCGTACAGATTTCTCAATTCACATTGAGCTCACCAATAAGGAGAATTTTGCGAGCTAAAAATCTTGTTGGATTGAACCATTATCACTGAGTCAAATATGGTTGAATCAATGGCTGCAACATCTCTTCTGGGGCACAGGCCATTTTTTAGAGGGACTTTTGTAAAGGATGTGACTAATAAGCGGAAATCTACATATAACTATCGGCTTCTGATAACAGAGTTCCTTGGAAGAAGGGTAATTGCATCCCCTCATTTGCCAAGGTTGAAAGTTGATCGTTTAGCAGTTTCATCAATTAAGGCTCTTGCTATGGAGTTGACGAAAGAAGTGCACTCATACAAGGAAGAGAGAATTCCACAAAATTGGAATTATCAGATCGATACTGGTATAAATGAAAAGCCTGTTGTGTGGCCACCTGAGAATAAAGCAGATAATCCATCACTTCAAAATCCCTTACTTCGACAAGAAAGGATGGGTTGCGGTTGGTTAGGTGCCATATTTGAGTGGGAAGGAGTTTTGATTGAAGAAAATCCTGATCTTGAGAGGCAAGCATGGCTTGTTCTTTctcaagaagaaggaaaatctCCTCCGCCAGCATTCATACTTAAAAGAATAGAAGGGATGAAGAACGAACAGGCTATTTCTGAGGTTCTGTGCTGGTCTAGAGATCCTTCTCAGGTGAGAAGAATGGCTGCTAGAAAGGAAGAAATTTACCAGGCTTTGCAAGGTGGAATATATAGATTACGGGCCGGatcaaaagaatttgtgaatGTCTTGATGCATTACAAGATACCAATGGCTTTGGTTTCTACACGTCCTAGAAAAACTCTTGAGACTGCCATTGGAAGCATTGGTATTGATGAATACTTCAATGTGATTGTAGCTGCAGAGGATGCACACAGGGGAAAGCCTGATCCCGAAATGTTTGTCTACGCAGCACA
This genomic interval carries:
- the LOC107434220 gene encoding 5-amino-6-(5-phospho-D-ribitylamino)uracil phosphatase, chloroplastic, with translation MVESMAATSLLGHRPFFRGTFVKDVTNKRKSTYNYRLLITEFLGRRVIASPHLPRLKVDRLAVSSIKALAMELTKEVHSYKEERIPQNWNYQIDTGINEKPVVWPPENKADNPSLQNPLLRQERMGCGWLGAIFEWEGVLIEENPDLERQAWLVLSQEEGKSPPPAFILKRIEGMKNEQAISEVLCWSRDPSQVRRMAARKEEIYQALQGGIYRLRAGSKEFVNVLMHYKIPMALVSTRPRKTLETAIGSIGIDEYFNVIVAAEDAHRGKPDPEMFVYAAQLLKFIPERCIVFGNSNQTVEAAHDALMKCVAVASKHPVYELGAADLVVRCLDELSVVDLKNLAAVESAEFGSGEPVLELEEEYDYPSSSTLAAVDDNFW